A region from the Drosophila takahashii strain IR98-3 E-12201 chromosome 2L, DtakHiC1v2, whole genome shotgun sequence genome encodes:
- the LOC108063968 gene encoding uncharacterized protein, with translation MGKPVRFFSQNSNQPLEADFNLEEQMFQRSQKKYNFSSSEDSNRAYMRYMKTLVRVQNSIHRRFHSRSSRISQAHHTRISAGGSAKDSDKSSQELKNNSQCCDQQKELPCEAAKPSKQADCLSNNKPVESPSPCNKKSSKNSESSCSSKPEPVKSTCCDAPVNQRKSCVSFEQPVAKDIPNFDPPFRNCPCTDPDKRHLPIIGVCCSQESFKEIQKDCTAETARDPPPQRIRNQSARRCCSRPIIVVPAGEGTRRYKKAQDEQNSKIVTQDHSKNDTTPNSKEKSQPKSQPLEKPYNPTPKYGNSSVEHQKTCPVSNCKPNEPTHSKCQCTNQSKDCHIEEKPHCSMNPPPCSNCPAISDITKQLSEMNRRLEGLQSHELSDIRTQVDSLNANVQSLTKKCIEKKSACKKLERKPSSTCQFCQGKRLTQLDSFHRQLMDLIGDRCLTDIVISIFLRADNLYHVNVRDLSSGCSLGCFLVTDAAIEEAVQLGVFQEILTFSVIDVRNTIKPKNCSLGLSFEFHHADRQCGGCDHKAGGICLVGREYVARVLGLPLQQLKYVNSIPENLTKDSENKSCKSKKRNKKISGKEIKSKSGHRKSVQDDQFILPHDEHKNPLSELQTTSTSVDCQVQKTKRKYDSRLIPPTRDQFFKRSHKKIACG, from the exons atGGGCAAACCAGTTCGTTTTTTTAGTCAGAATTCAAACCAACCACTAGAAGCCGATTTTAATTTAGAAGAGCAGATGTTCCAGCGttcgcaaaaaaaatataattttagttcAAGCGAGG ATTCTAATCGAGCATACATGCGGTACATGAAAACCCTGGTTCGAGTGCAAAACTCCATACACAGAAGGTTCCATTCCAGAAGTTCTAGAATCTCGCAGGCCCACCACACTCGCATCTCAGCTGGTGGATCCGCCAAGGACTCGGATAAATCCTCGCaggaactaaaaaataattctcaaTGTTGTGACCAGCAAAAGGAACTTCCTTGCGAAGCCGCTAAGCCATCGAAACAAGCTGATTGCCTCTCGAATAATAAACCTGTGGAATCTCCCAGCCCGTGTAAtaaaaaatcttcaaaaaattcggaaagcaGCTGCAGTTCAAAGCCGGAACCCGTTAAGTCCACATGCTGTGATGCACCTGTGAATCAGCGCAAAAGCTGCGTGTCCTTCGAACAGCCCGTGGCCAAGGATATTCCCAACTTTGATCCGCCCTTCCGGAACTGTCCATGTACGGATCCCGATAAACGCCATTTGCCGATTATCGGCGTTTGCTGCAGTCAGGAATCATTTAAGGAAATCCAAAAAGATTGTACCGCAGAAACGGCAAGAGATCCTCCACCTCAGAGGATAAGAAATCAGTCAGCTAGAAGATGCTGCAGTAGACCTATAATTGTGGTGCCCGCGGGTGAGGGAACCAGGCGGTACAAAAAGGCACAAGATGaacaaaattcgaaaatagtTACCCAGGATCACTCCAAAAATGATACTACACCGAATTCTAAAGAAAAAAGCCAACCGAAATCTCAGCCTCTGGAGAAACCTTACAATCCTACCCCAAAATACGGAAATTCATCAGTGGAACATCAGAAAACATGTCCTGTTTCGAATTGCAAACCAAATGAGCCGACTCATTCAAAATGCCAGTGCACAAATCAGTCTAAGGACTGTCATATAGAAGAGAAGCCCCATTGCTCTATGAATCCCCCGCCATGTAGCAACTGCCCAGCCATTTCGGATATAACCAAGCAGTTGAGCGAAATGAATCGCCGGCTGGAGGGTCTTCAGAGTCACGAACTGTCCGACATTCGCACCCAGGTGGATTCCCTCAATGCCAACGTTCAGTCGCTGACGAAGAAGTGCATCGAGAAGAAGTCCGCCTGCAAAAAGCTGGAAAGGAAGCCCTCGAGCACCTGCCAGTTTTGTCAAGGAAAGCGGTTGACCCAGCTAGACTCTTTCCACCGCCAGCTGATGGACCTGATTGGCGATCGTTGCCTCACCGATATCGTTATATCCATTTTCCTGAGAGCCGACAATCTCTATCACGTAAACGTGAGGGACCTCAGCTCGGGATGTTCTCTGGGCTGCTTCCTGGTCACCGATGCCGCCATCGAAGAGGCCGTACAGTTGGGCGTCTTCCAGGAAATACTCACCTTCAGTGTAATCGATGTGCGGAATACGATCAAGCCAAAGAACTGCTCCCTGGGCTTGTCCTTTGAGTTCCATCATGCGGATCGCCAGTGCGGTGGCTGCGATCACAAAGCTGGTGGGATTTGCCTGGTGGGTAGGGAGTATGTCGCCAGGGTTCTGGGGCTTCCACTCCAACAGCTGAAGTATGTCAACTCCATTCCAGAAAACCTTACCAAAGATTCGGAGAATAAATCTTGTAAGTCGAAAAAgaggaacaaaaaaatatctggcaaagaaattaaatcaaaatccgGTCATAGAAAATCAGTTCAGGATGATCAGTTCATTTTACCCCATGACGAACATAAAAATCCATTGAGCGAACTGCAAACGACCTCGACATCAGTAGATTGTCAGGTCcagaaaactaaaagaaaatatgacTCCCGACTAATTCCACCTACTAGAGACCAATTCTTTAAAAGATCCCATAAAAAAATAGCTTGTGGTTGA
- the fipi gene encoding igLON family member 5 has protein sequence MRLIGFILNLAALTAVSWANHHESLTLSPAEHSVVRYTNESLIVQCRSPDPKVQLHWKSPKGEIIREHKGRIHIEQTSAEQLKIVFAHIALADKGNWSCEAADGSLHSKSFDLIVYQKITFTENATVMTVKEGEKATILCEVKGEPQPNVTWHFNGQPISAGAADDSKFRILADGLLINKVTQNDTGEYACRAYQVNSIASDMQERTVLMKIEHKPIWSKTPFVSLKYAYINGTATLVCEAQAEPPANFTWYRKHNKLYSNNRSYTIETDSYWSRLTIHVLNTSAFDNYRCRAKNDLGVIERTTRLEQGDKPPAPTNFQLRGFNSNTFDVVLSAPRGPLDSPMGVNGFRIEYMTEMEFKSEVGKWTNARRKDYPFEEGATFLLTNLEPDTNYLVRAASRNLAGFSDFTRVEKYKTLSLEPRASSGILKPTTLLLGLLILTGLVRPNLG, from the exons CTGTCTCGTGGGCCAATCACCACGAGAGCCTCACCCTCAGTCCGGCGGAGCACAGCGTGGTGCGATATACCAACGAATCGCTCATCGTCCAGTGCCGCAGTCCGGATCCCAAAGTGCAGCTGCACTGGAAATCGCCAAAAGGCGAAATTATACGCGAGCACAAAGGACGCATTCACATTGAGCAAACATCGGCAG AACAATTGAAAATCGTTTTCGCCCACATCGCATTGGCCGACAAGGGCAATTGGTCCTGCGAAGCTGCTGATGGAAGTCTGCATAGTAAATCCTTCGATTTGATTGTGTACC AGAAAATTACATTCACGGAAAATGCCACCGTGATGACCGTCAAGGAGGGCGAGAAGGCGACCATCCTGTGCGAGGTGAAGGGCGAGCCCCAGCCGAATGTCACCTGGCACTTCAACGGACAGCCCATCAGTGCCGGCG CGGCCGACGACTCCAAGTTCCGCATCCTGGCCGATGGTTTGCTCATCAACAAGGTAACACAGAATGACACCGGCGAGTACGCGTGCCGGGCATACCAAGTCAACTCGATTGCTTCCGATATGCAGGAGCGCACAGTTTTGATGAAAATCGAAC ACAAGCCCATTTGGTCCAAGACGCCCTTTGTGAGCCTTAAGTACGCCTACATTAATGGCACCGCCACCCTCGTGTGCGAAGCTCAGGCGGAACCGCCCGCCAATTTCACCTGGTACCGCAAACATAACAAGCTGTACAGCAACAACAGGAGCTACACCATCGAGACGGACAGCTACTGGTCCCGCCTCACCATCCACGTGCTGAACACCAGCGCCTTCGATAATTACAGGTGTCGAGCCAAGAACGACCTGGGCGTCATCGAGAGGACCACGCGATTGGAGCAGGGCGACAAGCCCCCGGCTCCCACCAACTTCCAGCTGCGTGGCTTCAATTCGAACACCTTCGACGTGGTTCTCAGTGCCCCGCGAGGTCCCCTCGACAGTCCCATGGGGGTCAATGGCTTCCGCATCGAGTACATGACCGAAATGGAGTTCAAGTCGGAGGTGGGCAAGTGGACCAATGCCAGGCGGAAGGACTATCCCTTCGAAGAGG GAGCAACATTCCTTCTGACAAATTTAGAGCCAGATACAAACTACCTGGTGAGGGCAGCATCTCGGAACCTGGCCGGCTTCAGTGACTTTACCAGGGTGGAGAAGTACAAGACACTCTCCCTGGAGCCTCGGGCCTCCTCGGGCATCCTCAAACCCACGACTCTCCTGCTGGGACTGCTCATCCTAACGGGTCTCGTGCGGCCAAACCTCGgatga